The region GGTGCGAATTCCGCGGGGCGATCCTTCCCAGCGCCCAGGCGCTCAAGCAAGCCGGCCTTGCCCCCGTCCGCCTTGCCGCCAAGGAAGGGCTGGCCCTCATCAACGGCACGCAAGCGATGACCGCCCTCGCCGCCCTCGCCGTCGCCGACGCCCAACGCCTCGTCGACAGCGCCGACATCGTCGCCGCCCTCACCGTCGAGGCGCTGCGGGGCATTCCCCACGCCTACCATCCGCTGCTCGCCGCCGTGCGCCCCCATCCCGGCCAGGCCCGCGTCGCCCAGCGGCTGCGCGCCCTTCTTGCCGGCAGCCAGCGCACGAGCGCCCCGGGCCAGCTGCGCGTCCAGGACGCCTACAGCCTTCGGTGCATCCCCCAGGTGCACGGCGCCTCGCGCGACGCCCTCGACTACGTCGCTGGCGTGGTCCGGCGGGAACTCAACGCCTCCACCGACAACCCGCTCCTGTTCCCCGAAGCCGGTGAGGTGATCTCCGGCGGCAACTTCCACGGCCAGCCCGTCGCCGTGGCCTGCGACTTCCTCGCCATCGCCGTCGCCGAGCTGGCCAGCATATCCGAGCGCCGCATCGAGCGGTGCGTCAACCCGGCGCTGAGCGGGCTTCCGGCCTTCCTCACGCGACACGGCGGCCTGTGCTCGGGGCTGATGATCCCGCAGTACGTGGCCGCCTCCCTCGTGTCGGAAAACAAGGTGCTCGCCCATCCGGCCAGCGTCGACTCCATTCCGTCGTCGGCCAACCAGGAGGACCACGTGAGCATGGGCACGACGGCGGCGCGCAAGCTGCGCCAGATCCTGGACAACACCTTCACCGTGCTGGCCATCGAGTACCTCTGCGCCGCCCAGGCCATCGAATTTGGATCCGGCCGCCTCGGCGCGGGCACGCAAGCAGCCTACGACCTGTTGCGCACGCGCGTTGCGCCCCTCGACGAGGACCGCGAGCTGGACGGCGACATCGCCGCGGCGCGCGACCTGATCACAAGCGGCGCACTGGTGCGGCGGGTGGCCGAGGCCCTCGCACACGCCCAATCGGGCAATCCGGTCGTCGAGCCGTTTTGATCCCCTTACGCCACGCATCGCGAATTTCATCCAGACAAATCGGACGCTCGGACGGGCTTGCGGAACAGGTACAGGTCTTGGCGCGGGTTTCCCTTTGACCCTTCCGGCACCACGTCCACCACCGTCCAGTCCCGGGCCGGCGTTCCCACCACATAAGCGAGAGGGTGAAACGCCGAGCAGCGGTTCGTTCCGGGCACGTCTGGCCGCTCTACGACCAGCTTCCCGCCGCGAAACTGCTGCCGCTGCCGCAGCGTTAAATACGGGAGAAAGGCTGTGCCGTGCGTGGTGAAGAGGAAGTATCCGCCTGGCTTGAGGACGCGCCGCAGTTCGCGCAGCCACGCGTGCTGCAGTCCATGCGCAGCATGCGCCGGGCCCGTTCCAGAGGCGGCTTTTCAACGAACCGGCGCACGCGGTGTGCCGCCCCCTCCGGCTCCGCCTCGTCGATCAGGTACCCGTAGCCCGTTTCCGGGCGGGTGGGGCGAACGCCCAGCGTCACCACCCGGTTTCCTGTCGACGCTGCGCGAACCGCATCCCGCAGGGCCGCGGAAAAGGCCGCGTCATCTCCGACGTAGTGATCGGAGGGGAGCGTCACGAGCACGGGGTCGCCGCCCAGGCGCCGCCCGATCTGCAGGACGGTCCACCCGATGCACGGTGCCGTGTCGCGGCCCACCGGTTCGGCGATGATGCGGCCGTCCGGCAGTTCCGGCAGTTGCTGGCGCACAAGGGGAACGAGGCGCCTTTCGGTCACCACGAAGACGGGCGCCGTCGGAAAGGCCCGGATCGCCCGATCGTAGGTGGCCTGCAGCAGGCTGCGCCTGCCGAAAAAGGTCAAGAACGGCTTGGGACACGCGGGGCGGCTGAGGGGCCAAAAGCGGCTGCCGCGCCCGCCGGCCAAAATCAAAACGGCCACGTCTTCCATTGCCAACCCCTCCTACGTCCGTTGTCGTGCGGCATCCGGCCACAGGCGCGCGAGCAGATCCCTCCCCATCGCCAGGTAGCGGGCGACGCCGTCGTCGGTGGCCGCCTCGGCGTACAGCCGCACCAGCGGCTCGGTGCCGGACGGCCGAATGAGCAGCCACTCTTCGCCATACCACAGCTTGATGCCGTCCAGGGTTTCCCCGCGCTGCGCTCCGTATCGGGCCCTCGCCAGGCGCAGCGCCTCGCTGGCCTCCGCGGCGCCGATGGCCACCGGGCGCGCCAGCGGAATGTCCTCGCGACGAAAGCGGTGCGGGCCGTAGGTTCGGTGCAGCCGCTCCACCAGCTCGGCCAGCGGCATCCCGGTGCGGGCGAGCATCTCCAACACGAGCAGCGCGGCAAAAAGGCCGTCGCGGTCCGGTACGTGCCCGCGGAAGCCGTATCCCCCGCTTTCCTCGCCCCCCATCAGCACGTCCCCCCGCTCCATGTGGGCGGCGATGTGCTTGAACCCCACCGGCGTCACCACAAGGGGCAGGCCGTGGGCCGCGCAAATGCGATCGACCATCGCCGTGACGGAAACCGTCTTGACCACCGTTCCCCGCTGCCCCTTGTGCTCGACCAGGTAGGCGAGCAAGGCGGCGAACACCTCGTGCGCCGTTAAGCACCGCCCGCGCTCGTCGACCACGCCGAGCCGGTCGCCGTCGCCGTCGAAGGCCAGCCCCACATTCGCCTTGTCGCGGAGCACCGCCTCCCGCAGCGGCCCCAAATGCCGCTCGATCGGCTCCGGCGGCACGCGGTCAAAGCCCGGGTTGTACCGGTTGCGGATCTCGCGGACGGCGACGCCCGCCGGCGCAAGCAGCCGCGGCAAAAGCCCTTGGGCCGAGCCGTACATCGCATCGGCCACCACCGTGCCGCCCCAGCGGGCGATGGCCTCCAGGTCAAGGCGCGCCGCCACGTGGGCCCGGTAGGCGTCAAAAGGATCGAAGGTTTGCACGCGGGCGGCTGCGCGCTGCGCCGCAGGCGGCACGTCGCCGGCGTCGAGGTTGTTGGCAATTGCCTCGATGGCCGCGGCGGTCGCCGGATCCAGTGACGAACCGCGGGCGGACTTGATCTTGATCCCGTTCCACACCGGCGGATTGTGGCTGGCCGTCACCATGACGCCCAGATCGGCGCCAAGGTGGCGCACGGCGAAGGAGACCAGCGGCGTGGGGAGCATGGCCTGCGCCAGGTAGACGCGCAGCCCGCAGGAAGCCAGCGTGCGGCTCGCCTCTTCGGCCGCCTCCGCCGACAAAAAACGCCCGTCGTAGCCGACGACCACTGTACCGTCGGTGCGGCCCAGGGCGTGCACGAGGTGGCGGGCAATCCCCGTCACCACGCGGCGGACGTTGTCCAGCGTGAACCCCTCGCCGATGCGATCGCGCCAGCCGTCGGTTCCAAAGCGAATCATCGTCGTCACCTCCTGTTCACCAGGTCCTCAAGCCGCGCCAGGTACGCCGCGCGGTCGTCTTCCAGCCGCCTTCGCCCCTCGGGGCCGAAACACGCCGCCCAGGCCGCCTCGGCCATCGCGCGGCGCAACGGGGCGTCGGTCACCAGCCGCTCGACGCCCGCGGCCCATTCCTCCGGCAATGCGGCCAGGAAGCCGGTCGAGCCGTGGCGCACCGTCGCCGTGTAGGGTGGGAGCGCGGCGTAGACGCCGGGGATGCCGGCAAAGGTGTACTCGAGGTGCTTCACCGGTGACTTGCACGCGTTGAACGGATGGGAGACGAGCGGCGCCACGCCGACGGCGATGCGAAGGGCGGCGAGCCGCTGCAGGTACCGGTAAAAATGGCCTGTCGGCGGCAGCACCGTACCGGTTAGCCGACGCAAGGCCGGGGTCACGCATCCGTAAAAGCAAAAGGCGACGCGACCGGCATGCCGCGCGGCCAATTCGGCGAGCACCCCCTCGAGCAGGCGCAGATCGGCCGCGTGGGTAGCCGACCCGGCGTACCCCACCCGAATCGGGCTCCCTTCGGGCGTTGGCGGGCGATGAGCGACCCCATGGGCGGCGAGCGGCTTCGGCCACCAGCCGGCGCACGTCGTCCTGCCGCGCGTCCCAAAACGCCTTGCGGGGGTTGGTCGCCGGCAGGTTCGTCAGGTCGTCGTCCAACTCGTAGACGAGGGGGATGCGCGCGCGGCGGAGCGTCTGAACCAGTCTCGGCACGTCCCATCCCGGAACGGAGAGCATGCGCTGGACAAAAACCGCGTCGGCCCGCGCGAGGACGTCGTCAAGGGACAGGCCGCCGTCGCCCGGAAAAAGCAAGCGCACCCGGTTGGACCGGGCCGCCGAAAAAAAGGGACTTCCACGCGGTAGAAATAGCCCGCCGAAACCCGGGATTCCGGCGTGAGCACGGCAATCCGCAGCGGTTGCATGCGCTCCCCTCCCGCCCCTTTCATCGCGGTCCGGCACACACCGGACGCGCGGTTGCTACATAGTCTATGGCACCGCCTTCTGCGGCGCATGGGTCTCTGCCATCCAACAATCCCCCAATTTTCCAATCAACTTCCTTTCACGACGGGTTCATCCGGAGGTGGTCGGGCTGCCCCTTTACGTCCTCCCGCTCGGCGATGAACGAACCGCCAGCTCGCGCGCCCGCGTCTACGCCTTGCTTCCGTATCTGCAAAAGGCCGGCGTCGACTGCCGGGTGCTCTCCCCTTACGATCCAGAGGCGCTCGCGCCCGTGCTCGATTCCTGCGCCAAAACGCCGACCCTCATCATCCAGAAGCGCCTGCTGGACGACCGCTGGCGACACCGGCTGGTTCGGGCGGGCGTTCGTCTCGTGTTCGACCTCGACGACGCCTACTTTGCCTATGCGCCGACCGAATCACCCGACCGTCCCGCCCATCGCCTGCGCGTGGCCGCGCGCCGGCGGCATCTGGCGCGGATGGTGCAGGCAAGCGCCGTTACCGTCTGCGGCAACGCCTTTCTGGCCGCCTACGCGCACCGCCTGGGAGCCAAGGCCGCCGTCATTCCCACGTGCCTCGACCTGGCGGCGTACCCGCAAAAAGCCCCCGCGCCGCCGCCGGCGGTGCCGGTGATCGGCTGGATCGGCAGCGCCACCAACCTGCCCTATCTGGAGGTCGTGCGCCCGGCGCTTTCTGCGCTGTGCCGCCGCGGCGTCCCGTTCGTCTTTTCCGTCGTCTGCGACCGCGCGCCGGACTGGCCGGACCTCCCCGTGCGGTTTGTGCCGTGGACGGCAAGCGGCTGGTCGGCGGCCCTGCGCTCGTTTGACATCGGGGTGATGCCCCTCTTTTCCGATGACTGGGCGCGCGGAAAATGCGGGTTCAAATTGCTCGAGTACCTGGCGACCGGCATCCCGGCCGTCGCCTCGCCCGTCGGGGTCAACGGCGATATCGTCCGCCACGGGGAAAACGGGTTTCTCGCCGCCGCCTCCGGCGAGTGGGAAGCGTGCTTGGAGCGGCTCCTGGTCGATCCGGCCCTGCGCCGGCGTATAGGCGAAGCCGGGCGCCGCACGGTGGAAGAACGCTTCACGGCAGACCGCGCAGCCGCGCAGTGGCTTGCGCTGCTGCGCCAGGAGGGGTTCACATGAACGGCACGCCGCGGGTGACCGTCATCATCCCCGCCAAAAATGAAGGACCGCATCTGGCACAAACCGTCGCCGGGGTCCTCAAGGCGCAGACGGCGGTCCCCTTCACCGTTCTCGTCGTCGACGACGGCTCGACGGACGGCGGAACCGACGCCCTCGCGCCATACCGGGAAAGCGGTCAGGTGGCCGTCCATCGCACTTCCGGACTGGGGCTCGCCAACGCGCGCAACCTGGGGGCGACGCTGGCCGCCACGCCGTACCTCGTCTTTCTCGACGGCCACGTGTTCGTCCACGATCATTGGCTGGACCCGCTGATTGCCCTCCTCGAAGCCGGAACGGCCGATGCCGTCTGCCCGGCGGTCTACGCCCACAACCGCCCGCGGCGTGTGGGCTTTGGCGTCACCTTTGACGGCCGGCTCCGGTACACGTGGCTGCCGCGCCAGGGGACCGGGCCCTATGCCGTTCCGGTCATTCCCGGATGCGCTTTCGCCATCAAAACCGCCGCGTTTCGGGCCGTAAGAGGATGCAACGAGCGCTTCCGCACATGGGGCTTCACCGACATCGAGCTGTCCCTTAAGCTGTGGCTCTTCGGCTTTCGCTTGTTTGTTCACCCCGGGGTGCGCGTGGGCCATGTGTTTCGCGCCGGCCATCCGTATCCCGTCCCGCCGGAACACGTGAACGCGAACCTGCTCGTGCTGGCCTACTGCCATTTTTCCGAGCCCCGCATTGCCAAGGCCGAGGCGCTGGTACGCGAGGCCCCCTATGGCGAGCGGCTGATCCGCGCCGTGCGGTCCAGCGACGTCTGGGCGGCACGCGCGTGGTACCTGGCCAACCGGACGCACAACGACGATTGGTACATGGAACGCTTTGGCATCCCCTTCTGAACCGAATCCATGAACGACAACGGCCTTCCCACGTCGGGAAGGCCGGTTTTCCATGGGCCACGCGACGCGACACGGCGCGAAAACCGCATTGGTTATCACGCCATTCCCTTTACATTTTTGTATCCTCCCGCAACGAACGTTTAACTTCTTCATGCTGCTTTTCGCACCATTCCCTCCAATTACACGCCCGCTACCGCAGTTGGCACCTCCATTTCGGCATTTCAAACCCAAGAAAACGCTTTCTTAATACAATTTATTTCGTAAATTTAATTATGTGAAGAATTTTATTGTATTAAACTTTCTTAATTTTACTTGACTTATCGCCAAACCTTCAGTATCTTGAAAATTGAATCAACGCATACACCGCATCATCTCTCGGGAGGGGGAAAGCGAAATGAACCAAAACGCGCGTACCAACGAGGGACATGAACCGCTGGAAGCAAAGAAACCGGGTCTCCTATCCGACCGGGAGTGGGAGGAGGTGGCACGCGACGAAACGTTTCGCCATCTGGTCGCAGAAAAAAAACGGTTCATCGTTCCGGCCACGATCTTTTTCCTGGTGTACTACTTCACGTTCATCGTGATGATCGGGTTCTTCAAGTTCCTGAACACAAAAATCTTTGCCAGCGTCAACTGGGCCCACGTGTTTGCCTTGTCCCAATTTTTTATGGCCTGGACGATCGCCATCCTCTACGCCCGCAAAGCCAGCCGCTTCGACCAGTTGGCTGCCTCCATTTCCCAACGCCTGTCGAGGCGAACGTAAGAATTGTGATTGCCGTGCAAAAGTGTAAGCGGTTCCATCTATCGGGCAACAGAAGGAGGGAAATGCACATGTCCACCGGAACGAATATGCTCGCTTTTTGGCTGTTTGTCGCTTTCGTCGTCCTAACGTTGATCATCACCTGGTGGGCTTCCAAACGCACGAAATCGACGACGGAATTTTATACCGCCGGCCGAACGATCTCCGGCATGCAAAACGGGTGGGCCATCGCCGGGGACTACATGAGCGCCGCGTCGTTCCTCGGCATCGCGGGGATCATCGCGTTAAACGGCTACGACGGGTTCATCTACTCCCTCGGCTTTTTTGTCGCGTACCTGTTTGTGCTGCTCATCGTGGCCGAACCGCTGCGCAACACCGGGAAGTACACGTTGGCCGACGTGCTCGCCCTTCGCCTGCGCGAAAAACCGGTTCGCTCGGTGGCCGCCCTGAGCACGCTGACGATCAGCACCTTCTACATGATCGCCCAGCTGGTGGGCGCCGGCGGCCTCATCAAGCTGCTTCTCGGCCTCAACTACGAGCTGTCCATCGTCATCATCGGCGTGCTCATGACGCTGTACGTCACGTTCGGCGGCATGCTGGCCACCACGTGGGTGCAGATCATCAAAGCCGTCCTGCTGATGACCGGAACCGCCCTTTTGGCCATCC is a window of Calditerricola satsumensis DNA encoding:
- a CDS encoding DUF485 domain-containing protein, whose translation is MNQNARTNEGHEPLEAKKPGLLSDREWEEVARDETFRHLVAEKKRFIVPATIFFLVYYFTFIVMIGFFKFLNTKIFASVNWAHVFALSQFFMAWTIAILYARKASRFDQLAASISQRLSRRT
- a CDS encoding phosphoglucomutase/phosphomannomutase family protein, yielding MIRFGTDGWRDRIGEGFTLDNVRRVVTGIARHLVHALGRTDGTVVVGYDGRFLSAEAAEEASRTLASCGLRVYLAQAMLPTPLVSFAVRHLGADLGVMVTASHNPPVWNGIKIKSARGSSLDPATAAAIEAIANNLDAGDVPPAAQRAAARVQTFDPFDAYRAHVAARLDLEAIARWGGTVVADAMYGSAQGLLPRLLAPAGVAVREIRNRYNPGFDRVPPEPIERHLGPLREAVLRDKANVGLAFDGDGDRLGVVDERGRCLTAHEVFAALLAYLVEHKGQRGTVVKTVSVTAMVDRICAAHGLPLVVTPVGFKHIAAHMERGDVLMGGEESGGYGFRGHVPDRDGLFAALLVLEMLARTGMPLAELVERLHRTYGPHRFRREDIPLARPVAIGAAEASEALRLARARYGAQRGETLDGIKLWYGEEWLLIRPSGTEPLVRLYAEAATDDGVARYLAMGRDLLARLWPDAARQRT
- a CDS encoding sugar phosphate nucleotidyltransferase, which gives rise to MEDVAVLILAGGRGSRFWPLSRPACPKPFLTFFGRRSLLQATYDRAIRAFPTAPVFVVTERRLVPLVRQQLPELPDGRIIAEPVGRDTAPCIGWTVLQIGRRLGGDPVLVTLPSDHYVGDDAAFSAALRDAVRAASTGNRVVTLGVRPTRPETGYGYLIDEAEPEGAAHRVRRFVEKPPLERARRMLRMDCSTRGCANCGASSSQADTSSSPRTAQPFSRI
- a CDS encoding glycosyltransferase codes for the protein MGYAGSATHAADLRLLEGVLAELAARHAGRVAFCFYGCVTPALRRLTGTVLPPTGHFYRYLQRLAALRIAVGVAPLVSHPFNACKSPVKHLEYTFAGIPGVYAALPPYTATVRHGSTGFLAALPEEWAAGVERLVTDAPLRRAMAEAAWAACFGPEGRRRLEDDRAAYLARLEDLVNRR
- a CDS encoding glycosyltransferase: MNGTPRVTVIIPAKNEGPHLAQTVAGVLKAQTAVPFTVLVVDDGSTDGGTDALAPYRESGQVAVHRTSGLGLANARNLGATLAATPYLVFLDGHVFVHDHWLDPLIALLEAGTADAVCPAVYAHNRPRRVGFGVTFDGRLRYTWLPRQGTGPYAVPVIPGCAFAIKTAAFRAVRGCNERFRTWGFTDIELSLKLWLFGFRLFVHPGVRVGHVFRAGHPYPVPPEHVNANLLVLAYCHFSEPRIAKAEALVREAPYGERLIRAVRSSDVWAARAWYLANRTHNDDWYMERFGIPF
- the hutH gene encoding histidine ammonia-lyase produces the protein MNSPVILDGDSLDVGDVAAVAHDARPVDIAPAARRRMRASRRMVEDLLAQNAVVYGVTTGFGKFSDTAIAPDQVERLQENLIKSHACAVGEPFPVPVVRAMMLLRANALAKGHSGIRPEVVDLLVAMLNRGVHPVVPQQGSLGASGDLAPLAHVALALIGLGRCEFRGAILPSAQALKQAGLAPVRLAAKEGLALINGTQAMTALAALAVADAQRLVDSADIVAALTVEALRGIPHAYHPLLAAVRPHPGQARVAQRLRALLAGSQRTSAPGQLRVQDAYSLRCIPQVHGASRDALDYVAGVVRRELNASTDNPLLFPEAGEVISGGNFHGQPVAVACDFLAIAVAELASISERRIERCVNPALSGLPAFLTRHGGLCSGLMIPQYVAASLVSENKVLAHPASVDSIPSSANQEDHVSMGTTAARKLRQILDNTFTVLAIEYLCAAQAIEFGSGRLGAGTQAAYDLLRTRVAPLDEDRELDGDIAAARDLITSGALVRRVAEALAHAQSGNPVVEPF
- a CDS encoding glycosyltransferase family 4 protein is translated as MVGLPLYVLPLGDERTASSRARVYALLPYLQKAGVDCRVLSPYDPEALAPVLDSCAKTPTLIIQKRLLDDRWRHRLVRAGVRLVFDLDDAYFAYAPTESPDRPAHRLRVAARRRHLARMVQASAVTVCGNAFLAAYAHRLGAKAAVIPTCLDLAAYPQKAPAPPPAVPVIGWIGSATNLPYLEVVRPALSALCRRGVPFVFSVVCDRAPDWPDLPVRFVPWTASGWSAALRSFDIGVMPLFSDDWARGKCGFKLLEYLATGIPAVASPVGVNGDIVRHGENGFLAAASGEWEACLERLLVDPALRRRIGEAGRRTVEERFTADRAAAQWLALLRQEGFT